A single genomic interval of Polynucleobacter necessarius harbors:
- a CDS encoding AAA family ATPase has product MSGLFDSAPPSPLAEALRPKVIEEVIGKTHLLAIGKPLNLAFASGQPHSMILWGPPGAGKTTLARLSAKAFDREFIAISAVLADVKEIREAIEQAQQNINQYGKQTILFVDEIHRFNKSQQDALLPHVESGLFTFIGATTENHSFEVNSALLSRAQVYMY; this is encoded by the coding sequence ATGAGTGGTCTTTTTGATAGCGCACCGCCTTCACCACTGGCGGAAGCATTGCGCCCAAAAGTAATTGAGGAAGTGATTGGGAAAACGCATTTATTAGCTATCGGCAAACCCCTCAACCTAGCATTTGCGTCAGGGCAGCCACACTCAATGATTTTGTGGGGCCCTCCAGGCGCTGGCAAGACCACTCTCGCACGTCTTTCCGCTAAAGCATTTGATCGCGAATTTATTGCAATCTCAGCGGTTCTTGCCGATGTAAAAGAGATTCGCGAAGCTATTGAGCAGGCCCAGCAAAACATCAATCAATATGGCAAACAAACGATCCTGTTTGTCGACGAGATCCATCGCTTTAATAAAAGCCAACAAGATGCTCTTCTACCCCATGTGGAATCAGGCTTATTCACCTTTATAGGGGCGACTACTGAGAACCATTCTTTCGAGGTGAACTCTGCGCTTTTATCGCGTGCGCAGGTATATATGTACTGA
- a CDS encoding DUF3429 domain-containing protein, translating into MLNFINFIVNSIPPLARKLGYAGLIPFVGLALMVQLAPTPVNYVSAESLAGYGAMITAFMGALHWGVNLP; encoded by the coding sequence TTGTTAAATTTTATTAATTTCATCGTAAACTCTATTCCACCCCTAGCGCGCAAACTGGGCTACGCTGGCCTGATTCCATTTGTTGGGCTAGCCCTCATGGTGCAACTGGCACCAACCCCAGTCAATTATGTAAGCGCCGAATCTTTAGCGGGTTATGGCGCTATGATTACTGCATTTATGGGAGCCTTACATTGGGGTGTCAACTTACCCTGA